The following are from one region of the Papaver somniferum cultivar HN1 unplaced genomic scaffold, ASM357369v1 unplaced-scaffold_132, whole genome shotgun sequence genome:
- the LOC113333164 gene encoding GDSL esterase/lipase At1g09390-like isoform X1, translating into MKRTDPLSLDTFRTHGFLVLIIIIGLSVDLVKSQCTNHPVIFNFGDSNSDTGGISAGLGFTFGPPHGRAFFHTPNGGRLSDGRLVIDFLCEHIHTSYLTPYLQSLDPNFSNGANFAISGASTLPEYVPFSLDVQILQFRRFRSLSIELVSRGKKDFVNQQGFENALYTFDIGKNDLSGAFGYLSYNQVVQRIPLFIAEIKSAIWSIYQNGGKNFWIHNTGPLGCLPQRLSSTNHSSGDLDQHGCLRTLNDAAKAFNEKLRALCEELRSAMKNATIVYTDIFAIKYDLIANSAKYGFQNPLMACCGYGGPPYNVNNKVGCGQTGYNVCAQGTKCISWDGVHYTEAANSFVASKILSTNYSTPKLKWDHFCNT; encoded by the exons ATGAAGAGAACGGATCCTTTATCTCTTGATACCTTCCGCACTCATGGTTTTCTAGTGTTGATCATCATAATTGGTCTCTCTGTGGACCTTGTGAAGTCACAGTGCACCAATCACCCTGTCATTTTCAATTTCGGTGACTCCAATTCTGACACTGGCGGAATCTCAGCCGGGCTTGGTTTCACCTTTGGACCACCTCATGGTCGCGCATTCTTTCACACACCGAATGGTGGTCGGTTATCTGATGGCCGTCTAGTGATCGATTTTCTCT GCGAACACATTCATACAAGCTATTTGACACCATACTTGCAGTCCTTGGATCCAAATTTTAGTAATGGAGCAAATTTTGCAATTAGTGGTGCATCCACTTTACCTGAATACGTTCCCTTCTCTTTAGATGTTCAAATCCTTCAGTTTCGCAGATTTCGGTCTCTCTCTATTGAACTTGTATCTCGAG GTAAGAAAGATTTTGTGAACCAACAAGGGTTTGAAAACGCGCTATACACATTCGATATCGGGAAAAATGACCTTTCTGGTGCATTCGGATACTTATCGTACAACCAAGTAGTCCAGAGAATTCCATTATTCATTGCTGAAATCAAATCTGCTATTTGG TCTATATATCAAAATGGTGGAAAGAATTTCTGGATACATAATACTGGTCCATTGGGATGTTTGCCTCAAAGACTCTCTTCAACAAACCATAGTTCAGGAGATCTTGACCAACATGGATGCCTTCGAACACTTAATGACGCTGCGAAAGCCTTTAATGAAAAATTGCGCGCCCTTTGCGAAGAGTTAAGATCTGCAATGAAGAATGCAACTATTGTCTACACGGATATCTTTGCCATCAAATATGATCTCATAGCCAACTCTGCAAAATATG GCTTCCAGAATCCATTAATGGCATGCTGTGGATATGGAGGGCCACCTTACAACGTGAACAATAAGGTTGGATGTGGTCAAACTGGTTATAACGTGTGCGCACAGGGAACAAAATGCATCAGCTGGGACGGTGTTCATTACACCGAAGCTGCTAATTCATTTGTTGCATCCAAAATATTATCTACAAATTACTCTACACCGAAACTCAAATGGGATCATTTCTGTAATACCTGA
- the LOC113333165 gene encoding GDSL esterase/lipase At3g62280-like has translation MRSFSTLLYASFCIFFLLFPNHSQSKTIYKKKSSPILINFGDSNSDTGGVLAGTGLPIGLPHGITFFNRGTGRLGNGRLIIDFLCENLNLRLLSPYLDSLEPNFKSGVNFAVTGGMTLPQFVPFVLGVQVRQFVRFRNRTLELIAQGSKGLIDEHGYRNALYMIDIGQNDLLVALYASNLTAKPVLEKIPSFLAEIKLAVQNLYKYGARKFWIHNTGPLGCAPKELALHPHNDTDLDRIGCFKVHNDLAKAFNKGLKDICKGLRSTYKDATIVYVDIYKIKYNLFANYTSYGFTKPHKACCGYGGEPNNYNVKATCGQPGYNMCKNVSQAIVWDGVHYTEAANQVVASQILTTKFSIPQIFLDSFWRI, from the exons ATGAGATCCTTTTCTACTCTGCTGTATGCgtctttttgtattttctttcttctatttCCCAACCATTCTCAATCAAAAACAATCTACAAGAAAAAATCATCACCAATTCTGATTAATTTCGGAGATTCCAACTCGGATACCGGTGGGGTGCTTGCTGGTACCGGTCTCCCAATAGGTTTGCCCCATGGTATTACATTTTTCAACAGGGGTACCGGCCGTTTAGGCAATGGACGCCTAATTATCGATTTCCTCT GTGAAAATTTAAACCTCAGGCTTCTGAGCCCATATTTGGACTCCCTGGAACCAAATTTCAAAAGTGGAGTCAATTTCGCAGTCACCGGTGGCATGACCTTACCCCAGTTTGTCCCTTTTGTTTTGGGTGTACAAGTTCGTCAGTTCGTTCGTTTCAGAAATCGCACTCTCGAACTCATTGCACAAG GTTCGAAAGGTCTGATAGATGAACATGGCTATCGCAATGCGCTTTATATGATTGACATTGGACAAAATGATCTCTTAGTTGCTCTGTATGCATCAAACTTAACCGCGAAACCGGTGCTTGAAAAAATTCCATCATTTCTTGCAGAAATCAAATTAGCAGTTCAG AATCTTTATAAATATGGAGCCAGGAAATTTTGGATACACAACACTGGACCATTAGGCTGTGCGCCAAAAGAGCTTGCTCTTCATCCTCATAACGACACCGATCTTGACCGGATCGGGTGTTTTAAGGTTCATAACGATTTGGCAAAAGCTTTTAATAAAGGATTGAAGGATATATGCAAGGGATTAAGATCAACATATAAGGATGCAACCATTGTCTATGTTGATATATATAAAATCAAATACAATCTTTTCGCAAATTACACAAGTTATGGTTTTACAAAACCACACAAGGCTTGTTGCGGGTATGGTGGAGAACCAAACAACTATAATGTCAAAGCAACATGTGGGCAACCTGGCTACAACATGTGCAAGAATGTATCACAAGCTATAGTGTGGGATGGAGTTCACTACACTGAAGCTGCTAATCAAGTAGTCGCCTCACAGATTCTGACCACAAAGTTTTCCATACCACAGATATTTCTGGATTCATTTTGGAGAATTTGA
- the LOC113333164 gene encoding GDSL esterase/lipase At1g09390-like isoform X2 has translation MKRTDPLSLDTFRTHGFLVLIIIIGLSVDLVKSQCTNHPVIFNFGDSNSDTGGISAGLGFTFGPPHGRAFFHTPNGGRLSDGRLVIDFLCEHIHTSYLTPYLQSLDPNFSNGANFAISGASTLPEYVPFSLDVQILQFRRFRSLSIELVSRGKKDFVNQQGFENALYTFDIGKNDLSGAFGYLSYNQVVQRIPLFIAEIKSAIWNFWIHNTGPLGCLPQRLSSTNHSSGDLDQHGCLRTLNDAAKAFNEKLRALCEELRSAMKNATIVYTDIFAIKYDLIANSAKYGFQNPLMACCGYGGPPYNVNNKVGCGQTGYNVCAQGTKCISWDGVHYTEAANSFVASKILSTNYSTPKLKWDHFCNT, from the exons ATGAAGAGAACGGATCCTTTATCTCTTGATACCTTCCGCACTCATGGTTTTCTAGTGTTGATCATCATAATTGGTCTCTCTGTGGACCTTGTGAAGTCACAGTGCACCAATCACCCTGTCATTTTCAATTTCGGTGACTCCAATTCTGACACTGGCGGAATCTCAGCCGGGCTTGGTTTCACCTTTGGACCACCTCATGGTCGCGCATTCTTTCACACACCGAATGGTGGTCGGTTATCTGATGGCCGTCTAGTGATCGATTTTCTCT GCGAACACATTCATACAAGCTATTTGACACCATACTTGCAGTCCTTGGATCCAAATTTTAGTAATGGAGCAAATTTTGCAATTAGTGGTGCATCCACTTTACCTGAATACGTTCCCTTCTCTTTAGATGTTCAAATCCTTCAGTTTCGCAGATTTCGGTCTCTCTCTATTGAACTTGTATCTCGAG GTAAGAAAGATTTTGTGAACCAACAAGGGTTTGAAAACGCGCTATACACATTCGATATCGGGAAAAATGACCTTTCTGGTGCATTCGGATACTTATCGTACAACCAAGTAGTCCAGAGAATTCCATTATTCATTGCTGAAATCAAATCTGCTATTTGG AATTTCTGGATACATAATACTGGTCCATTGGGATGTTTGCCTCAAAGACTCTCTTCAACAAACCATAGTTCAGGAGATCTTGACCAACATGGATGCCTTCGAACACTTAATGACGCTGCGAAAGCCTTTAATGAAAAATTGCGCGCCCTTTGCGAAGAGTTAAGATCTGCAATGAAGAATGCAACTATTGTCTACACGGATATCTTTGCCATCAAATATGATCTCATAGCCAACTCTGCAAAATATG GCTTCCAGAATCCATTAATGGCATGCTGTGGATATGGAGGGCCACCTTACAACGTGAACAATAAGGTTGGATGTGGTCAAACTGGTTATAACGTGTGCGCACAGGGAACAAAATGCATCAGCTGGGACGGTGTTCATTACACCGAAGCTGCTAATTCATTTGTTGCATCCAAAATATTATCTACAAATTACTCTACACCGAAACTCAAATGGGATCATTTCTGTAATACCTGA
- the LOC113333154 gene encoding galactinol synthase 1-like has translation MAPQLIPRTLANGGLKSSKQASLQSRAYVTFLAGNKDYVKGVVGLAKGLRKVKTAYPLVVAVLPDVPQEHRDLLEQQGCIVREIEPVYPPENQTQFAMAYYVINYSKLRIWEFVEYSKMIYLDGDIQVFENIDHLFDLPDGYFYAVKDCFCEKTWSHTPQYKIGYCQQCPDRVKWPAEMGAPPALYFNAGMFLFEPNLCTYHDLLKQLKISPTTPFAEQDFLNIYFRDIYKPIPLVYNLVLAMLWRHPENVELDKVKVVHYCAAGSKPWRYTGEEENMQREDIKMLVKKWWDIYNDESLDYKMPVKKGGEIENPSDTVESGNFQLFLSVLSEAAGVKYIKAPSAA, from the exons ATGGCACCACAGCTCATACCAAGAACCCTAGCCAATGGTGGGCTTAAATCATCAAAACAAGCAAGTTTACAGAGTAGAGCTTATGTTACGTTTTTAGCTGGTAATAAAGATTATGTAAAAGGTGTTGTAGGATTAGCAAAAGgtttaagaaaagtgaaaactgcATATCCATTAGTTGTTGCAGTTTTACCTGATGTACCTCAAGAACATCGTGACTTACTCGAGCAACAAGGTTGTATTGTTCGTGAGATTGAACCTGTTTATCCACCTGAAAATCAGACTCAGTTTGCTATGGCTTATTATGTCATCAACTACTCTAAGTTGCGTATTTGGGAG TTCGTGGAGTACAGCAAGATGATATACTTGGATGGAGATATCCAAGTCTTTGAAAACATTGATCATCTCTTTGATCTTCCAGATGGTTACTTCTATGCTGTAAAGGATTGCTTCTGTGAGAAAACTTGGAGTCATACTCCTCAGTACAAGATTGGGTACTGCCAACAATGCCCTGATAGGGTCAAGTGGCCAGCTGAGATGGGGGCGCCTCCGGCCCTCTACTTCAACGCTGGAATGTTCCTTTTTGAACCCAACCTATGTACTTACCATGACCTGCTAAAGCAGCTCAAAATCTCCCCTACAACTCCTTTTGCTGAGCAG GACTTTCTGAACATTTACTTCAGGGATATTTACAAACCCATTCCTCTAGTGTACAATCTGGTATTAGCTATGTTATGGCGTCACCCTGAGAATGTGGAGCTTGACAAAGTCAAAGTCGTTCACTACTGTGCTGCG GGATCAAAGCCGTGGAGGTATACTGGAGAGGAAGAGAATATGCAACGAGAAGACATTAAGATGCTGGTAAAGAAGTGGTGGGATATATACAACGATGAGTCTTTAGATTACAAGATGCCTGTCAAGAAGGGAGGAGAGATTGAAAACCCCAGTGATACGGTTGAATCTGGCAACTTTCAGTTGTTCCTCTCTGTTTTGTCTGAGGCTGCTGGAGTCAAGTACATCAAGGCTCCATCGGCAGCTTAG
- the LOC113333162 gene encoding YTH domain-containing family protein 1-like isoform X1 produces MEKVDGSDYGTVETHLIQGSEASPFVVAAQSLEKAEAMGNDGTPKFILDQGLYYSPTNYYGYYCTGFDSPSEWDDHPRFFGIDGQDLHYAGLQTENLPFVYYTPTSPTYEFAQSPYNPYNPYIPGAYMGVDGSYVGSQTYYPGSAYQYPTSSSAYYPLVLQPGADGVPNSSSDLHSLNAGASIVNGPYGVGLKENTSFVPVSTTRAPLRPAAADGRAEAMDNRLNMSQPYTKRSEGSKSSATLAKRPTAIQTVASGTVSHSALPHIAQSPSTSASTKVANQFPRGVSSTFNSTKAVVSVNGLSDFGSNARGWGVVDKFKPRFHYGGDLKYGNGNTDLLGEQNRGPRTNRLKNQGVSSISQGDIIVSADNYNREDFSVNYVDAKFFVIKSYSEDDVHKSIKYNVWSSTPNGNKRLENAYEDAQKISAGKPSGCPIFLFFSVNASGQFCGVAEMTGPVDFNKDMNFWQQDKWSGSFPVKWHFIKDVPNTNFRHIILENNENKPVTNSRDTQEIHHKPGIDMLNIFKNYLATTSLLDDFMYYEERQKIMQEEKKRYLGKTYDDSSFIPAVVPPTQLNGVIEQRPSLSDLSKPDIGSAKDEAENNLVGDEKEIVLKFGSLNIDLKKQGEANP; encoded by the exons ATGGAAAAAGTTGATGGTTCTGACTATGGAACTGTAGAAACACATCTG ATACAAGGTAGTGAGGCTAGTCCATTTGTAGTTGCAGCTCAATCTCTCGAAAAAGCAGAAGCCATGGGCAACGATGGCACCCCGAAATTCATACTTGATCAGGGCCTATACTATTCTCCTACTAATTACTATGGATATTACTGTACAG GATTTGATTCACCTAGCGAATGGGATGACCACCCTAGGTTTTTTGGAATAGATGGTCAAGATCTCCATTATGCA GGTTTACAGACTGAAAATTTGCCTTTTGTATACTACACTCCTACTTCGCCTACTTATGAATTTGCACAATCACCGTACAATCCATACAATCCTTACATTCCTGGTGCTTACATGGGAGTTGATGGCTCATATGTAGGCTCACAAACTTATTACCCTGGATCTGCTTATCAGTACCCCACCTCGTCATCCGCCTATTACCCTCTTGTTCTTCAACCAGGTGCTGATGGCGTTCCAAATAGTTCCTCGGATCTCCATTCCTTAAATGCTGGTGCATCAATTGTTAATGGGCCATATGGAGTAGGGTTGAAAGAGAACACTTCATTCGTGCCTGTCAGTACGACTAGAGCACCATTGAGGCCAGCTGCAGCAGATGGAAGAGCAGAAGCCATGGACAATCGTCTCAATATGTCACAGCCGTACACTAAAAGGTCAGAGGGGTCTAAATCTAGTGCCACTCTGGCTAAGCGCCCTACAGCCATCCAAACTGTTGCATCTGGTACTGTTTCTCATTCAGCTTTACCACACATTGCTCAG AGCCCAAGTACTTCAGCCTCGACTAAAGTAGCTAATCAATTTCCGCGTGGTGTTTCATCTACTTTCAACTCAACAAAAGCTGTTGTGTCTGTGAATGGATTATCAGACTTCGGATCAAATGCTCGTGGATGGGGTGTAGTGGATAAGTTCAAGCCAAGGTTTCATTATGGTGGGGATTTGAAATATGGAAACGGAAACACTGATCTCTTGGGTGAACAGAATAGGGGGCCTAGGACGAATAGGTTAAAAAACCAAGGGGTGTCATCCATTTCACAGGGTGACATCATTGTCAGTGCAGATAATTATAATCGAGAAGATTTCTCTGTTAACTACGTTGATGCCAAGTTCTTTGTTATCAAATCTTATAGTGAAGATGATGTGCATAAGAGTATCAAGTATAACGTGTGGTCAAGCACTCCTAATGGAAACAAGAGGCTGGAGAATGCTTATGAAGATGCGCAGAAAATATCAGCTGGGAAGCCAAGTGGATGCCCAATATTCCTATTTTTCTCT GTCAATGCAAGCGGGCAGTTTTGTGGTGTTGCAGAGATGACAGGTCCTGTTGATTTCAACAAAGACATGAATTTCTGGCAGCAAGACAAATGGAGCGGTAGTTTCCCGGTGAAGTGGCACTTTATAAAGGATGTTCCGAACACTAATTTTCGACATATTATATTAGAGAACAATGAAAATAAGCCAGTCACAAATAGCAGAGATACTCAAGAG ATACATCACAAGCCAGGAATTGACATGCTGAATATCTTTAAGAACTATTTGGCAACGACATCTCTACTTGATGACTTCATGTACTACGAAGAGCGTCAGAAAATCATGCAGGAAGAAAAAAAGAGGTATCTTGGTAAAACCTATGACGATTCATCCTTTATACCGGCAGTGGTACCTCCTACGCAACTAAATGGTGTGATCGAGCAACGACCTAGTTTGAGTGATCTTTCTAAACCTGATATCGGCAGTGCAAAGGATGAAGCTGAAAATAATTTGGTTGGCGATGAGAAGGAAATTGTCTTAAAGTTTGGTTCTCTTAATATTGATCTGAAGAAGCAAGGGGAAGCTAACCCGTGA
- the LOC113333162 gene encoding YTH domain-containing family protein 1-like isoform X2 translates to MGNDGTPKFILDQGLYYSPTNYYGYYCTGFDSPSEWDDHPRFFGIDGQDLHYAGLQTENLPFVYYTPTSPTYEFAQSPYNPYNPYIPGAYMGVDGSYVGSQTYYPGSAYQYPTSSSAYYPLVLQPGADGVPNSSSDLHSLNAGASIVNGPYGVGLKENTSFVPVSTTRAPLRPAAADGRAEAMDNRLNMSQPYTKRSEGSKSSATLAKRPTAIQTVASGTVSHSALPHIAQSPSTSASTKVANQFPRGVSSTFNSTKAVVSVNGLSDFGSNARGWGVVDKFKPRFHYGGDLKYGNGNTDLLGEQNRGPRTNRLKNQGVSSISQGDIIVSADNYNREDFSVNYVDAKFFVIKSYSEDDVHKSIKYNVWSSTPNGNKRLENAYEDAQKISAGKPSGCPIFLFFSVNASGQFCGVAEMTGPVDFNKDMNFWQQDKWSGSFPVKWHFIKDVPNTNFRHIILENNENKPVTNSRDTQEIHHKPGIDMLNIFKNYLATTSLLDDFMYYEERQKIMQEEKKRYLGKTYDDSSFIPAVVPPTQLNGVIEQRPSLSDLSKPDIGSAKDEAENNLVGDEKEIVLKFGSLNIDLKKQGEANP, encoded by the exons ATGGGCAACGATGGCACCCCGAAATTCATACTTGATCAGGGCCTATACTATTCTCCTACTAATTACTATGGATATTACTGTACAG GATTTGATTCACCTAGCGAATGGGATGACCACCCTAGGTTTTTTGGAATAGATGGTCAAGATCTCCATTATGCA GGTTTACAGACTGAAAATTTGCCTTTTGTATACTACACTCCTACTTCGCCTACTTATGAATTTGCACAATCACCGTACAATCCATACAATCCTTACATTCCTGGTGCTTACATGGGAGTTGATGGCTCATATGTAGGCTCACAAACTTATTACCCTGGATCTGCTTATCAGTACCCCACCTCGTCATCCGCCTATTACCCTCTTGTTCTTCAACCAGGTGCTGATGGCGTTCCAAATAGTTCCTCGGATCTCCATTCCTTAAATGCTGGTGCATCAATTGTTAATGGGCCATATGGAGTAGGGTTGAAAGAGAACACTTCATTCGTGCCTGTCAGTACGACTAGAGCACCATTGAGGCCAGCTGCAGCAGATGGAAGAGCAGAAGCCATGGACAATCGTCTCAATATGTCACAGCCGTACACTAAAAGGTCAGAGGGGTCTAAATCTAGTGCCACTCTGGCTAAGCGCCCTACAGCCATCCAAACTGTTGCATCTGGTACTGTTTCTCATTCAGCTTTACCACACATTGCTCAG AGCCCAAGTACTTCAGCCTCGACTAAAGTAGCTAATCAATTTCCGCGTGGTGTTTCATCTACTTTCAACTCAACAAAAGCTGTTGTGTCTGTGAATGGATTATCAGACTTCGGATCAAATGCTCGTGGATGGGGTGTAGTGGATAAGTTCAAGCCAAGGTTTCATTATGGTGGGGATTTGAAATATGGAAACGGAAACACTGATCTCTTGGGTGAACAGAATAGGGGGCCTAGGACGAATAGGTTAAAAAACCAAGGGGTGTCATCCATTTCACAGGGTGACATCATTGTCAGTGCAGATAATTATAATCGAGAAGATTTCTCTGTTAACTACGTTGATGCCAAGTTCTTTGTTATCAAATCTTATAGTGAAGATGATGTGCATAAGAGTATCAAGTATAACGTGTGGTCAAGCACTCCTAATGGAAACAAGAGGCTGGAGAATGCTTATGAAGATGCGCAGAAAATATCAGCTGGGAAGCCAAGTGGATGCCCAATATTCCTATTTTTCTCT GTCAATGCAAGCGGGCAGTTTTGTGGTGTTGCAGAGATGACAGGTCCTGTTGATTTCAACAAAGACATGAATTTCTGGCAGCAAGACAAATGGAGCGGTAGTTTCCCGGTGAAGTGGCACTTTATAAAGGATGTTCCGAACACTAATTTTCGACATATTATATTAGAGAACAATGAAAATAAGCCAGTCACAAATAGCAGAGATACTCAAGAG ATACATCACAAGCCAGGAATTGACATGCTGAATATCTTTAAGAACTATTTGGCAACGACATCTCTACTTGATGACTTCATGTACTACGAAGAGCGTCAGAAAATCATGCAGGAAGAAAAAAAGAGGTATCTTGGTAAAACCTATGACGATTCATCCTTTATACCGGCAGTGGTACCTCCTACGCAACTAAATGGTGTGATCGAGCAACGACCTAGTTTGAGTGATCTTTCTAAACCTGATATCGGCAGTGCAAAGGATGAAGCTGAAAATAATTTGGTTGGCGATGAGAAGGAAATTGTCTTAAAGTTTGGTTCTCTTAATATTGATCTGAAGAAGCAAGGGGAAGCTAACCCGTGA
- the LOC113333164 gene encoding GDSL esterase/lipase At1g09390-like isoform X4, which translates to MKIFASLLLLSPLFLLGVVVVESQCTKNPVIFNFGDSNSDTGGLSAGTGSIFGPPNGRAFFHSSTGGRLSDGRLVIDFLCEHIHTSYLTPYLQSLDPNFSNGANFAISGASTLPEYVPFSLDVQILQFRRFRSLSIELVSRGKKDFVNQQGFENALYTFDIGKNDLSGAFGYLSYNQVVQRIPLFIAEIKSAIWNFWIHNTGPLGCLPQRLSSTNHSSGDLDQHGCLRTLNDAAKAFNEKLRALCEELRSAMKNATIVYTDIFAIKYDLIANSAKYGFQNPLMACCGYGGPPYNVNNKVGCGQTGYNVCAQGTKCISWDGVHYTEAANSFVASKILSTNYSTPKLKWDHFCNT; encoded by the exons ATGAAGATCTTTgctagtcttcttcttctttctcctctttttcttttgggtGTTGTGGTTGTCGAGTCCCAGTGCACAAAAAACCCAGTTATTTTCAATTTTGGTGACTCCAATTCGGACACTGGTGGCTTATCTGCTGGAACTGGATCCATTTTTGGACCACCTAATGGCAGGGCATTCTTTCACTCTTCCACTGGTGGTCGATTATCTGACGGTCGCCTAGTTATCGATTTTCTCT GCGAACACATTCATACAAGCTATTTGACACCATACTTGCAGTCCTTGGATCCAAATTTTAGTAATGGAGCAAATTTTGCAATTAGTGGTGCATCCACTTTACCTGAATACGTTCCCTTCTCTTTAGATGTTCAAATCCTTCAGTTTCGCAGATTTCGGTCTCTCTCTATTGAACTTGTATCTCGAG GTAAGAAAGATTTTGTGAACCAACAAGGGTTTGAAAACGCGCTATACACATTCGATATCGGGAAAAATGACCTTTCTGGTGCATTCGGATACTTATCGTACAACCAAGTAGTCCAGAGAATTCCATTATTCATTGCTGAAATCAAATCTGCTATTTGG AATTTCTGGATACATAATACTGGTCCATTGGGATGTTTGCCTCAAAGACTCTCTTCAACAAACCATAGTTCAGGAGATCTTGACCAACATGGATGCCTTCGAACACTTAATGACGCTGCGAAAGCCTTTAATGAAAAATTGCGCGCCCTTTGCGAAGAGTTAAGATCTGCAATGAAGAATGCAACTATTGTCTACACGGATATCTTTGCCATCAAATATGATCTCATAGCCAACTCTGCAAAATATG GCTTCCAGAATCCATTAATGGCATGCTGTGGATATGGAGGGCCACCTTACAACGTGAACAATAAGGTTGGATGTGGTCAAACTGGTTATAACGTGTGCGCACAGGGAACAAAATGCATCAGCTGGGACGGTGTTCATTACACCGAAGCTGCTAATTCATTTGTTGCATCCAAAATATTATCTACAAATTACTCTACACCGAAACTCAAATGGGATCATTTCTGTAATACCTGA
- the LOC113333164 gene encoding GDSL esterase/lipase At1g09390-like isoform X3 has product MKIFASLLLLSPLFLLGVVVVESQCTKNPVIFNFGDSNSDTGGLSAGTGSIFGPPNGRAFFHSSTGGRLSDGRLVIDFLCEHIHTSYLTPYLQSLDPNFSNGANFAISGASTLPEYVPFSLDVQILQFRRFRSLSIELVSRGKKDFVNQQGFENALYTFDIGKNDLSGAFGYLSYNQVVQRIPLFIAEIKSAIWSIYQNGGKNFWIHNTGPLGCLPQRLSSTNHSSGDLDQHGCLRTLNDAAKAFNEKLRALCEELRSAMKNATIVYTDIFAIKYDLIANSAKYGFQNPLMACCGYGGPPYNVNNKVGCGQTGYNVCAQGTKCISWDGVHYTEAANSFVASKILSTNYSTPKLKWDHFCNT; this is encoded by the exons ATGAAGATCTTTgctagtcttcttcttctttctcctctttttcttttgggtGTTGTGGTTGTCGAGTCCCAGTGCACAAAAAACCCAGTTATTTTCAATTTTGGTGACTCCAATTCGGACACTGGTGGCTTATCTGCTGGAACTGGATCCATTTTTGGACCACCTAATGGCAGGGCATTCTTTCACTCTTCCACTGGTGGTCGATTATCTGACGGTCGCCTAGTTATCGATTTTCTCT GCGAACACATTCATACAAGCTATTTGACACCATACTTGCAGTCCTTGGATCCAAATTTTAGTAATGGAGCAAATTTTGCAATTAGTGGTGCATCCACTTTACCTGAATACGTTCCCTTCTCTTTAGATGTTCAAATCCTTCAGTTTCGCAGATTTCGGTCTCTCTCTATTGAACTTGTATCTCGAG GTAAGAAAGATTTTGTGAACCAACAAGGGTTTGAAAACGCGCTATACACATTCGATATCGGGAAAAATGACCTTTCTGGTGCATTCGGATACTTATCGTACAACCAAGTAGTCCAGAGAATTCCATTATTCATTGCTGAAATCAAATCTGCTATTTGG TCTATATATCAAAATGGTGGAAAGAATTTCTGGATACATAATACTGGTCCATTGGGATGTTTGCCTCAAAGACTCTCTTCAACAAACCATAGTTCAGGAGATCTTGACCAACATGGATGCCTTCGAACACTTAATGACGCTGCGAAAGCCTTTAATGAAAAATTGCGCGCCCTTTGCGAAGAGTTAAGATCTGCAATGAAGAATGCAACTATTGTCTACACGGATATCTTTGCCATCAAATATGATCTCATAGCCAACTCTGCAAAATATG GCTTCCAGAATCCATTAATGGCATGCTGTGGATATGGAGGGCCACCTTACAACGTGAACAATAAGGTTGGATGTGGTCAAACTGGTTATAACGTGTGCGCACAGGGAACAAAATGCATCAGCTGGGACGGTGTTCATTACACCGAAGCTGCTAATTCATTTGTTGCATCCAAAATATTATCTACAAATTACTCTACACCGAAACTCAAATGGGATCATTTCTGTAATACCTGA
- the LOC113332816 gene encoding uncharacterized protein LOC113332816, with amino-acid sequence PRIRLQNQHPEFVYRISTKEEWDELQKNGSTFGGEIDKSTACFHLSKLNQVKSTLENFFKGREDLYLLQIDFKKLGDGLVYESVDSTNYFPHFYGPSRTYIPLPLDAVVKAEKLTLSGGHFSRSFLADSTLDAQ; translated from the exons CCCAGAATTCGTTTACAGAATCAGCACCCAGAATTCGTTTACAGAATCAGCACCAAAGAAGAATGGGATGAGCTGCAAAAGAATGGGTCTACTTTTGGTGGAGAAATTGATAAGTCTACTGCTTGTTTTCACCTCAGCAAACTCAATCAG GTGAAGTCAACTTTAGAGAATTTTTTCAAAGGAAGGGAAGATCTCTACTTGCTACAAATTGATTTTAAGAAG CTCGGGGATGGATTGGTTTATGAATCTGTTGATAGTACCAACTACTTCCCTCATTTCTATGGCCCTTCCCGTACTTACATTCCTCTCCCTTTGGATGCCGTTGTTAAAGCTGAGAAATTGACTCTGTCGGGAGGCCACTTCAGTCGCAGTTTTCTGGCTGATTCAACTTTGGATGCGCAGTAA